The segment TTGAAGATGCTTGCCCGACGGAATATGGGATTTCTGCAGGCACTCCAAGTGGCAATGACAACGAGGGGGATGCTCCGAACAATCCTTCGAGCTGGGAGGACATACCGACGCTGTTGAAGAGTGTGTCTTATTTTACTTGCCCGAGCCTTTAGCATCAGGCGGGCATGCCTTCTTCCCTTACTTCCGTCGTCAATTTGTTGAGTTGCCTGGAGGCGTTCGCCCCTCCTATGGTACTCGGGAGTTTGTACTTCGATGTACTTATCCGATGTAGAAGTATAATGTCGATGAGACGACTAAAATGgtaaggttttcaccatatttGCTTGAGCTTACCTAACGTTCgactttaacacatgtcttgaTGTTATTTTAAAGGGTGACAACAATCCACAACCTCATGCGGCAATGAAGTTTGCTTCTTAAACGATTGGAGGTCACGGAGAGCATGCGAGTATTTCTTACCCAGCAAATAGACAATAGTGAAGAACTCCGCGCCCAGCTTGTGCGGGTGGAGAATGAACTGACTACTATCCGAAAAGCCGATGCGGACGCAGAGAAGCTATTAGAGGAGTTGAAGGAAGGGATGCAGGCAACCAAGGCTGAGGCTTGTCGGatgagagaagaaaagaagattGTAAAGGCCAAGTGCAATGATGCTGAACAAGAGAGGGACCAGCTGAAGAAGAAGCTTGAGGAACTTTTGGCAGCATTCAAGACTCAGAAAAAAGAGCTTAAGGAGCTTCGAACATGATTTGAAGCTGGGAAAAAGGAGTTGGAGGAAGATTACCAAAAACAAGTTCATGAGATGTTCTTCTTTGGCTACCAATGTTGCATGAGGAAGAACGACATCACACATGATATTCCCCACTACCCttttgatgaagaagaagacgcAACAGTTAGCGGCCCCGTTCAAGGAGACAAAGATTCGGATGCTCCTGGTTCCTCTAACGCGCAGTGACTTgtgtttttgtattttccttttcttccatcCGACTTTGTTCAGATTTGTAATGAACTTTTACATATTAATGCATACACTTTTTATTATACTTGTGCTTTTTTATTGAGGTTTTTTTCTATTTGctcattttattaataacatTGCTTCAAgttagatacattccatgggCAGAGCATGGGTGTTCCGTCTAGCATTTGCAGATGGTAAGCCCTTGATTTTCCAGCCTTAGATACAATATAGGGTATTTACCAGTTTGCTTGAAGTTTTCCGGTTCCCTTTCCTACTGTATTTTCAAACACTTTTCTAAGGACTAGAGTCCCAATCTTAAAGGCACGTGGCTAGACTTTCCGATTGTATTGAGCAATAGCTCTTTGCTGATAGGAAGCCATTCAGATGGCTGCATTTTCCTTTGCCTCGTCTGCCCAATCTAGGTGTCTTTCAAGTTCTAGATTCTCATCCATCTAGCCTTGGACGGTAGTCCGGGCTGTGGACATGCCTATTTCCGTTGGGATAATTGCATCCATCTCATAGGCGAGAGCAAAGAGAGTGTTTCCTGTTGGTCATCCGGGTGTTGATCGGTAGGCCCATAGAACGCCAAGTAGTTCATCCACTCATCTTCCTTTGGTTTTTTCTAGCATTTTCTTCAGTGTAGATAGCAGGATTTTGTTTGTTGCTTCCGTCTGCCCATTGCTCTAAGGGTATTATGGTGTGGAGTATAGATTTTTGATCTTTAACTTCGAACAGAAGGTTCTAAACACGATGTTATCAAAGTGTGGTTTTTTATCAGCCACAATTGCTTGTGGGATTCTGAACCAATAGATGATATTTTTCCAAACAAACGTAGAAATGTCTTTGTCTTTGATGTTGGCATAAGCTTCTACCTCTACCCATTTGTTGAAGAAGTCTGTGGCTACAAGCATGAATTTTTTCTGAGCGGCAGCGATGGGTAGGGGGCCAACAATGTCCATCCCTTATTGTGTGAATGACCAAGGGCTCGTGATCGGATTGAGGATTTCAGATGGCATGCGAGGAATGGGTGCGTGCCTTTGGCACCAGTCACACCTCTTGACGTAGTCTTCAACATCTTGTTTCATGGTGGGCCAATAGTACTCTTGCGAATAAGCACGATGTGCTAGGGTTCGTCCCCTTGTGTGATTGCCACATACACCCTCATGTAGTTCTACCAATACATACTGGGTTTCCGTGTTGTCTAAGCACCTGAGGTACGGACCTCCAAATGATCGCCTGTAGAGGCAGTCCCCGATTAGAGTGAAGCGGGCAACTTGCACCCGGATCTTATGCGCTCGTTTGCTTTCTTCCAGTAGATTACCTGTCCGGAGGTAGTTTTCAATCTCGTGCGCCCAACCAAGACTTGTTTCATTGGTGTTGCATATAGGTGCGACTGCAATTGATGAAGTAGTTTGAAGGTGGACGACCAGTAATACTGCTTCTTTTATAGGGAGCGTAACACCTCTTCCAACTAAGGCTTCGACTTGTACGTTTTCTATGTGGGAGATTTTCTTGATGGCCCACTCGTTTAATCTATCCAGGGTATTTCGTACCTTAGAAAGGTACTGAGCCATGCGTCCATCTTTGGCTTCGTAATCCTCTTGAACCTGCCCAATAATTAGTTGAAAGTCACTACATATTTCAAGCTTAGATGCTGATAGGGCAAGAGCAAGGTCTAATCCGGATAGAATGACCTCATACTTGGCCTCATTGTTAGAGGTTGGGAACCCGAGCTGGATAACCTGTTCCAACTGTTCTCCGATTGGTGATTGTAAGAGGAGGCCCACTCTGGACCTCGAGATCCAAGACGCTCCATCAACGTGGGAAATCCACCATCCATCTTTACTAGGTCTTGTTAGCTGAAATGGCTTTTGAGGAATCTCGGCTATGAAATCAGCCATGACCTGTCGCTTTATGGCTAACTTAGGCTGATATTTGATTTCGTACTCGCTCAACTCTATGACCCACTTCAGCATTCTCCCAAACAAGTCAGGTTCATGCAAAATACTTCTGAGTGGTTGGTTTGTGAGCATAGTTACTTGATGGGCCTGAAAGTAGGGGCTGAGCTTCTGTGCGACGCTCCTCAAGGCCAAGCCTATTTGCTCCATCTTTGAGTATCAGGTTTCTGCGTCAACCATTGCTTTGCTTATGTAGTAGACGAGCCTTTGCTCCTTGTCTTTTATGTAGCAAAACAAAACAATGTTGACAGCATAGTCGGATACTGCTAGGTACATGTACAATTGTTCGCTAAGTTGAAGACTGCTCAAAATGGGTGGTTGTGTGAGGTAGCGTTTAATTTCTTCGAATGCAAACTCGCAGTCACTAGTCCACCCTATCGCATTGGCTCCTTTCAGTATGAGAAATGACCTTAGTTTGTCTATAAATTAGGCTATGAAGCGCCCTAGTGCAGCGATATGACCTGTGAAACATTGCAACTCCTTTTTGCAACTTAAGGCGGACGTCACCATGACAACTTTGATCTGGTCCCGACTGACCTCTATGCCCCTTTGTGTAACTATAAATCCCAAGAATTTGCCCGCACTGACTCCAAAGGTGCATTTGGCCGGATTAAGCTTCATGTTGTATCTTTTCATCAGGTGAAAAATCTTTTCTAGGTGCTGGGCATGCTCACTTTTGGTTATGCTCTTTACTATAATGTCGTTGATATACACCTCTACTGTGCGTCCGATTAGAGGTTTGAAGATCTTCGTCATCAGCCTTTGGTAAGTGGCTCCAGCATTCTTGAGCCCTAACGACATGACTTTATAACAATAAAGCCCATGTGGTGTTATGAAGGCGATTTTTTCTTCATCTGGTTGATTCATGGGAATTTGGTGGTACCCGAAAAAAGCATCTAGGAAGGAGAGCATTCCATGTCCGATGGTAGAATCCACTATCTGATCTATCCGGGGCAAAGAAAAACTATCTTTTGGACAGACGTCATTCAAGTTAGTGTAATCGACACAAACTAGccatttcctcatttttttgttGGGACCATGACCACGTTTGCCAACCAATCGGGATACTCAACTTCTCTGATGAACCCAGCTGCCAGCAGCTTGTCGACTTCAAT is part of the Vitis riparia cultivar Riparia Gloire de Montpellier isolate 1030 chromosome 17, EGFV_Vit.rip_1.0, whole genome shotgun sequence genome and harbors:
- the LOC117904223 gene encoding uncharacterized protein LOC117904223, whose translation is MEQIGLALRSVAQKLSPYFQAHQVTMLTNQPLRSILHEPDLFGRMLKWVIELSEYEIKYQPKLAIKRQVMADFIAEIPQKPFQLTRPSKDGWWISHVDGASWISRSRVGLLLQSPIGEQLEQVIQLGFPTSNNEAKYEVILSGLDLALALSASKLEICSDFQLIIGQVQEDYEAKDGRMAQYLSKVRNTLDRLNEWAIKKISHIENVQVEALVGRGVTLPIKEAVLLVVHLQTTSSIAVAPICNTNETSLGWAHEIENYLRTGNLLEESKRAHKIRVQVARFTLIGDCLYRRSFGGPYLRCLDNTETQYVLVELHEGVCGNHTRGRTLAHRAYSQEYYWPTMKQDVEDYVKRCDWCQRHAPIPRMPSEILNPITSPWSFTQ